A genomic segment from Microcella flavibacter encodes:
- a CDS encoding VIT1/CCC1 transporter family protein has protein sequence MTAPQPAAEPAPTAADLRRWRRYLADERAEAAVYRDVARRRAGEERAILLALAEAEGRHEAHWMRLLGAEADRVPAVSLRTRLLGFFARRFGSVFVLALAQRAEGRSPYEADAHATAAMAADERIHQEVVRGLAARGRQRLSGSFRAAVFGANDGLVSNLALVLGIGATGVPATTVLFTGLAGLLAGALSMGAGEYVSVRSQRELLAASVPDPQAHTAVPHLDVDENELALVYRARGMTEQQAAAHAHEVLTGYDPVAAAAQATAAPVDEHEEIGSAWGAAGSSFAFFASGAIIPVLPYLLGLSGGAAVLVAAVLVGAALLVTGAIVGVLSGASPLRRALRQLAIGFGAAGATYALGLAFGTTLA, from the coding sequence GTGACCGCCCCGCAGCCCGCCGCCGAACCCGCGCCCACCGCGGCCGACCTGCGCCGCTGGCGGCGCTACCTCGCCGACGAGCGCGCCGAGGCCGCCGTCTACCGCGACGTGGCGCGCCGTCGCGCGGGCGAGGAGCGCGCCATCCTGCTCGCGCTCGCCGAGGCGGAGGGCCGGCACGAGGCGCACTGGATGCGCCTGCTCGGGGCCGAGGCCGACCGCGTGCCCGCGGTGTCGCTGCGCACGCGGCTGCTCGGATTCTTCGCCCGGCGCTTCGGCTCGGTCTTCGTTCTCGCCCTCGCGCAGCGCGCGGAGGGCCGCTCGCCCTACGAGGCGGATGCGCACGCGACGGCCGCCATGGCCGCGGACGAGCGCATCCACCAGGAGGTCGTGCGCGGACTCGCCGCGCGCGGGCGCCAGCGGCTCTCGGGCAGCTTCCGCGCGGCGGTCTTCGGCGCCAACGACGGGCTCGTCTCCAACCTCGCGCTCGTGCTCGGCATCGGCGCGACGGGGGTGCCCGCCACCACCGTGCTGTTCACCGGGCTCGCGGGGCTGCTCGCCGGCGCCCTCTCGATGGGCGCGGGGGAGTACGTCTCGGTGCGCTCGCAGCGCGAGCTGCTCGCCGCCTCGGTGCCCGACCCGCAGGCGCACACGGCCGTGCCGCACCTCGACGTCGACGAGAACGAGCTCGCCCTCGTCTACCGCGCCCGCGGCATGACCGAGCAGCAGGCCGCCGCGCACGCCCACGAGGTGCTCACCGGCTACGACCCGGTGGCGGCGGCCGCGCAGGCCACGGCCGCCCCGGTCGACGAGCACGAGGAGATCGGCTCGGCGTGGGGCGCCGCGGGCTCGAGCTTCGCCTTCTTCGCCTCGGGAGCGATCATCCCGGTACTGCCCTATTTGTTGGGGCTCTCGGGCGGCGCTGCGGTGCTCGTCGCCGCCGTGCTGGTCGGGGCCGCGCTGCTCGTCACGGGGGCGATCGTCGGCGTGCTCTCCGGCGCCTCGCCGCTGCGGCGGGCGCTGCGCCAGCTCGCCATCGGCTTCGGTGCCGCGGGGGCCACCTACGCGCTCGGCCTCGCCTTCGGCACGACGCTCGCCTGA
- a CDS encoding M23 family metallopeptidase: protein MLPAPSGAALPVRALDPRRFHQRLLAAAAILLAGTLAAGTGISAWGSPAAGDGGGTPAPAPQSLTVAGDALPQSILRDEVTVSWSPPVVYPVGTAAPMGSGFGYRAAPCSGCSSNHQGVDWNPGAGAPISAMADGVVVGIGNPDGAYGVWIEIEHVVNGQRVTTLSAHLQYGSLRHGVGDVVEVGDVIGAVGSTGASTGAHLHFEVRIGGAAVDPAAWLRANYCEAP from the coding sequence ATGCTGCCTGCCCCCTCCGGCGCCGCCCTGCCCGTGCGCGCGCTCGATCCCCGACGATTCCACCAGCGCCTGCTCGCCGCCGCCGCGATCCTGCTCGCCGGCACGCTCGCCGCCGGCACCGGCATCAGCGCCTGGGGATCCCCGGCCGCGGGCGATGGCGGCGGCACTCCGGCGCCCGCCCCGCAGAGCCTCACTGTCGCGGGGGATGCCCTCCCGCAGTCGATCCTGCGCGACGAGGTCACCGTCTCCTGGTCGCCGCCCGTGGTCTACCCGGTCGGCACCGCCGCGCCCATGGGCAGCGGGTTCGGATACCGCGCAGCGCCCTGCTCCGGCTGCTCCTCGAACCACCAGGGCGTCGACTGGAACCCCGGCGCGGGGGCCCCGATCTCGGCGATGGCCGACGGCGTCGTCGTGGGGATCGGCAACCCCGACGGGGCGTACGGCGTGTGGATCGAGATCGAGCACGTCGTGAACGGGCAGCGGGTGACGACCCTCTCGGCCCACCTGCAGTACGGCTCGCTGCGGCACGGCGTCGGCGATGTCGTGGAGGTCGGCGACGTCATCGGCGCGGTCGGGAGCACGGGGGCGAGCACCGGCGCGCACCTGCACTTCGAGGTGCGCATCGGGGGTGCCGCGGTGGATCCGGCGGCCTGGCTGCGGGCGAACTACTGCGAGGCTCCGTGA
- a CDS encoding radical SAM domain-containing protein: MSIAAFARRIELETRPIHPDTRVALDKRWAELPEHAKTPEQLLGKCAVGCEGTHGVFPKCNLTCSPCYHSADANKVRIDGNHTVTEVTKQMALLRQIRGPRAHAQLIGGEVSLLDPKDHRDTLKTMRAVGREPMSMTHGDFDYEYLLATVLDEDGKPAFKKVSFAAHFDSLMRGRRGAVRPKSEAELTPFREQFTKMFADLKKDHGVDSYLAHNMTVTPTNLDEVEEVTRDVLAMNYDMMSFQPAAFIGDDRRWKENFEEVTIDAVWERIEAGAGQKLPHKAVQFGDPRCNRHTVGVMVDGRFATVLDGDEPKDIAARDRFLSHFGGMIFGDIPTWALTVKVIRAVASHPGDIPPLIGLMSRILKRAGGTRAVIRAARKGKVSFKTFVVHNFMDAEQVKPAWDMMKKGIVADDPKLKETQERLGACMYAMSHPETGELVPACAQHSVLDPIENIGLRKLLPLEPRGERRTGISNGKADELVAEGGSRW; this comes from the coding sequence ATGTCGATCGCCGCCTTCGCCCGCCGGATCGAGCTCGAGACCCGCCCCATCCACCCCGACACGCGCGTCGCCCTCGACAAGCGCTGGGCGGAGCTGCCCGAGCACGCGAAGACGCCCGAGCAGCTGCTCGGCAAGTGCGCGGTCGGCTGCGAGGGCACCCACGGGGTGTTCCCGAAGTGCAACCTCACCTGCTCGCCCTGCTACCACTCGGCCGACGCCAACAAGGTGCGCATCGACGGCAACCACACCGTCACCGAGGTCACCAAGCAGATGGCGCTGCTGCGTCAGATCCGCGGCCCGCGCGCCCACGCCCAGCTCATCGGCGGCGAGGTCAGCCTGCTCGACCCGAAGGACCACCGCGACACCCTCAAGACCATGCGCGCGGTCGGCCGCGAGCCGATGTCGATGACGCACGGCGACTTCGACTACGAGTACCTGCTCGCGACCGTGCTCGACGAGGACGGCAAGCCCGCCTTCAAGAAGGTGTCGTTCGCGGCGCACTTCGACTCGCTCATGCGCGGCCGCCGCGGCGCCGTGCGCCCGAAGAGCGAGGCCGAGCTCACTCCCTTCCGCGAGCAGTTCACGAAGATGTTCGCCGACCTCAAGAAGGATCACGGCGTCGACTCCTACCTCGCGCACAACATGACGGTGACCCCCACCAACCTCGACGAGGTGGAGGAGGTCACGCGCGACGTGCTCGCCATGAACTACGACATGATGTCGTTCCAGCCCGCGGCCTTCATCGGCGACGACCGCCGCTGGAAGGAGAACTTCGAAGAGGTCACGATCGACGCCGTCTGGGAGCGCATCGAAGCCGGCGCCGGCCAGAAGCTGCCGCACAAGGCCGTGCAGTTCGGCGACCCGCGCTGCAACCGCCACACCGTGGGCGTTATGGTCGACGGCCGCTTCGCGACCGTGCTCGACGGCGACGAGCCGAAGGACATCGCGGCGCGCGACCGGTTCCTCAGCCACTTCGGCGGCATGATCTTCGGCGACATCCCCACCTGGGCCCTCACCGTAAAGGTCATCCGCGCCGTCGCCAGCCACCCCGGCGACATCCCGCCGCTCATCGGCCTCATGAGCCGCATCCTCAAGCGCGCCGGCGGCACCCGCGCCGTTATTCGCGCCGCCCGCAAGGGCAAGGTCAGCTTCAAGACCTTCGTCGTGCACAACTTCATGGACGCCGAGCAGGTCAAGCCCGCCTGGGACATGATGAAGAAGGGCATCGTCGCCGACGACCCGAAGCTCAAGGAGACGCAGGAGCGCCTCGGCGCGTGCATGTACGCCATGAGCCACCCCGAGACGGGCGAGCTCGTGCCCGCCTGCGCCCAGCACTCGGTGCTCGACCCGATCGAGAACATCGGCCTGCGCAAGCTGCTGCCGCTCGAGCCCCGGGGCGAGCGACGCACCGGCATCTCGAACGGCAAGGCCGATGAGCTCGTGGCCGAGGGCGGCTCGCGCTGGTAG
- a CDS encoding ABC transporter ATP-binding protein, giving the protein MSASLRIDALTKTFDDAAAPAVDAISFDVAPGECLAVLGPSGSGKSTVLRSIAGLDVPDAGRILVDGADVAGVAPERRGMAMVFQRPLLFPHLSVLDNVAFAATVAGQPRREARADAEQFLALVQLEGFGQRPVTALSGGQEQRVALARALAARPRVLLLDEPFSALDPELRLDMHDLLGRIRAQLNPTVVMVTHDRDEAATVADKVALLRGGHLLQHDAVERLYTRPRSLAVARLMGGRIELPGSVVDGVHTSAIGTVAAPSGELWPDGEGVLVMRHEAVQIISGDAPPRDDATLALDAVVAARRARGARAALELLIGEGPAATTLEAEVAASRPLTAGQRVTALIPRSACAVVPAG; this is encoded by the coding sequence GTGAGCGCCTCCCTGCGCATCGATGCGCTGACCAAGACCTTCGACGACGCCGCCGCCCCCGCCGTCGACGCGATCTCGTTCGACGTCGCCCCCGGCGAGTGCCTCGCCGTGCTCGGCCCCTCGGGCTCGGGCAAGTCGACCGTGCTGCGCTCCATCGCCGGGCTCGACGTGCCCGATGCGGGGCGCATCCTCGTCGACGGCGCCGACGTCGCCGGCGTCGCGCCCGAGCGCCGCGGCATGGCCATGGTGTTCCAGCGGCCCCTGCTCTTCCCGCATCTCAGCGTGCTCGACAACGTCGCCTTCGCGGCGACCGTCGCCGGGCAGCCGCGCCGCGAGGCGCGAGCGGACGCCGAGCAGTTCCTCGCGCTCGTGCAGCTCGAGGGCTTCGGGCAGCGCCCCGTCACCGCGCTCTCGGGCGGGCAGGAGCAGCGCGTCGCCCTCGCCCGCGCCCTCGCCGCGCGGCCCCGCGTGCTGCTGCTCGACGAGCCGTTCAGCGCCCTCGATCCCGAGCTGCGGCTCGACATGCACGACCTGCTCGGCCGCATCCGCGCGCAGCTCAACCCGACCGTCGTCATGGTCACGCACGACCGCGACGAGGCGGCGACCGTCGCCGACAAGGTCGCCCTGCTGCGGGGCGGGCACCTGCTGCAGCACGACGCCGTCGAGCGGCTCTACACGCGCCCGCGCTCGCTCGCCGTCGCCCGCCTCATGGGCGGCCGCATCGAGCTGCCCGGCTCGGTCGTCGACGGCGTGCACACCTCGGCGATCGGCACGGTCGCGGCACCCTCCGGCGAGCTGTGGCCGGACGGCGAGGGCGTGCTGGTGATGCGCCACGAGGCGGTGCAGATCATCAGCGGGGATGCTCCGCCCCGCGACGACGCCACGCTCGCGCTCGACGCGGTGGTCGCCGCCCGCCGGGCGCGCGGCGCCCGGGCGGCGCTCGAGCTCCTCATCGGCGAGGGCCCCGCGGCCACGACGCTCGAGGCGGAGGTCGCCGCGAGCCGCCCGCTCACCGCGGGTCAGCGCGTGACGGCGCTCATCCCGCGCTCGGCGTGCGCGGTGGTGCCGGCCGGCTGA
- a CDS encoding ABC transporter permease → MAMMVPYGQRVTPDDRTTGARGLMRPRPVDRTVRIVVAALLAVWFALPVVPLLLWMVADRWSFPAPLPTEWGFSGAASAVAQGAVPAFGRSLVLGLVVAAIATPLGAMAARALTKGSVPAPRLVSGILLAPLALPAFVAVMGLTVVLLRARVPGLVAVVLLLVAAAIPYTVYTMRVAYAAHDMAYEEEARTLGAGRRHVLWRVHLPLVAPGLARAAFLAFLVGWSDYVITVLVGGGTIITLPLLVAGSAAGVGNSAVVAVLSISAILPPLLLLLVLGRFGRRYPVSNLPGSGSPRSRSAKGFL, encoded by the coding sequence ATGGCGATGATGGTGCCCTACGGGCAGCGGGTCACCCCCGACGACCGCACGACCGGCGCGCGCGGGCTCATGCGCCCGCGGCCGGTCGACCGCACCGTGCGCATCGTCGTCGCCGCGCTGCTCGCCGTCTGGTTCGCGCTGCCCGTCGTGCCCCTGCTGCTGTGGATGGTCGCCGATCGGTGGTCGTTCCCCGCCCCGCTGCCCACCGAGTGGGGGTTCTCGGGGGCGGCGTCGGCCGTGGCGCAGGGGGCGGTGCCGGCCTTCGGCCGCTCCCTGGTGCTCGGGCTCGTGGTGGCGGCCATCGCCACACCGCTCGGAGCCATGGCCGCGCGGGCGCTGACGAAGGGCTCGGTGCCGGCGCCGCGGCTCGTGAGCGGCATCCTGCTCGCCCCGCTCGCCCTGCCGGCCTTCGTGGCCGTCATGGGCCTCACGGTGGTGCTGCTGCGGGCGCGCGTGCCCGGCCTCGTCGCCGTCGTGCTGCTGCTCGTCGCCGCGGCCATCCCTTACACGGTGTACACGATGCGCGTCGCCTACGCGGCCCACGACATGGCGTACGAGGAGGAGGCGCGCACGCTCGGCGCCGGCCGGCGGCACGTGCTGTGGCGCGTGCACCTGCCGCTCGTCGCGCCCGGGCTCGCCCGGGCGGCGTTCCTCGCCTTCCTCGTCGGCTGGAGCGACTACGTCATCACGGTGCTCGTCGGCGGCGGCACGATCATCACCCTGCCGCTGCTCGTCGCGGGCTCCGCCGCCGGCGTCGGCAACAGCGCCGTCGTGGCGGTGCTCTCGATCAGCGCCATCCTGCCTCCGCTGCTCCTCCTGCTCGTGCTCGGCCGCTTCGGCCGGCGCTACCCCGTCTCGAACCTGCCCGGCAGCGGATCGCCCCGCAGCCGCTCCGCGAAAGGCTTCCTGTGA
- a CDS encoding ABC transporter permease, whose product MRRRWLSAALVMPALLVAGFVVVGGIVMSVVQSVGLDPLVGDARLSLDAYGANAGELLTGTLLSLAIATVSTVLSCVIGLAAAVVISQGRVTGRLVAGLSAITIPIPHLVGAASVGLLLSDAGILPRMLGISSGAWPDLVGGAWWIAVVFEYTWKESAFVALVVAGVLASRVARYDETAALLGASRARRLRHVVIPLARPAVIVCAMIIFVYTLGSYEVAWLLGRPYPEPLPVLAFRLFDSITLTSRPEAAAVAVLTTLISLIAVGVGMALLRRTPLWN is encoded by the coding sequence GTGCGCCGCCGGTGGCTCTCGGCCGCGCTCGTGATGCCGGCGCTGCTCGTCGCCGGCTTCGTCGTCGTCGGCGGCATCGTCATGTCGGTGGTGCAGAGCGTCGGCCTCGACCCGCTGGTGGGGGATGCGCGGCTCTCGCTCGACGCCTACGGCGCCAACGCCGGCGAGCTGCTCACCGGAACCCTGCTCTCCCTCGCCATCGCGACCGTCTCCACCGTTCTCTCCTGCGTGATCGGGCTCGCGGCCGCCGTCGTCATCAGCCAGGGCCGGGTCACCGGCCGCCTCGTCGCGGGGCTGTCGGCCATCACCATACCCATCCCCCACCTCGTCGGCGCCGCCTCGGTGGGGCTCCTGCTCTCCGACGCCGGCATCCTGCCCCGGATGCTCGGCATCTCCTCCGGCGCCTGGCCCGACCTCGTCGGCGGCGCGTGGTGGATCGCCGTCGTGTTCGAGTACACCTGGAAGGAGTCGGCCTTCGTGGCCCTCGTCGTCGCCGGGGTGCTCGCGAGCCGCGTGGCCCGCTACGACGAGACCGCGGCGCTCCTCGGCGCCTCCCGCGCGCGCCGGCTGCGGCACGTCGTCATCCCGCTCGCTCGGCCCGCCGTCATCGTCTGCGCGATGATCATCTTCGTCTACACCCTCGGCTCGTACGAGGTCGCCTGGCTGCTCGGCCGGCCGTACCCCGAGCCCCTGCCGGTGCTCGCCTTCCGGCTCTTCGACTCGATCACCCTGACCTCGCGCCCCGAGGCGGCGGCCGTCGCCGTCCTCACCACGCTCATCAGCCTCATCGCCGTCGGCGTCGGCATGGCCCTGCTGCGGCGCACGCCGCTGTGGAACTGA